Proteins co-encoded in one Chionomys nivalis chromosome 6, mChiNiv1.1, whole genome shotgun sequence genomic window:
- the LOC130876041 gene encoding 60S ribosomal protein L17-like produces MDIQKAAKYLKDVTLKKQCVPFRRYNGGVSRCAQAKQWGWTQGRWPKKSAEFLLHMLKNAESNAELKGLDVDSLVIEHIQVNKAPKMLQQIYRAHGQINPYMSSPCHIEMILTEKEQIVS; encoded by the coding sequence ATGGATATCCAAAAAGCCGCCAAGTATCTGAAAGATGTCACTTTGAAGAAGCAGTGTGTGCCATTCCGACGGTACAATGGTGGAGTCAGTAGGTGTGCCCAGGCCAAACAGTGGGGCTGGACACAGGGTCGGTGGCCAAAAAAGAGTGCGGAATTTTTGCTGCACATGCTTAAAAATGCAGAGAGCAATGCTGAACTGAAGGGTTTAGATGTAGACTCTCTGGTCATTGAGCACATCCAGGTGAACAAAGCACCTAAGATGCTCCAACAAATTTACAGAGCTCATGGCCAGATTAACCCATACATGAGCTCCCCCTGCCACATCGAGATGATCCTCACTGAAAAGGAACAGATTGTTTCATAG